The following is a genomic window from Parabacteroides johnsonii DSM 18315.
GGAAACGAGAGTTTCACTATGATGGAACTCTTGTTCCGTAGGCATGGAACTTTTGTTCCATAGGCATGAAACTTTTATTTCCTCGTCGGACGGAAGTTCTTGGATGTCCGGCCGGATCAGTACGATCGGATGCTGCTTACTTACATGGAAGGGAGCAATGACGAAACCACTCTGTTCGTCCAGTTCCTCGATATGATAGAGAAGACGTGCAGAACCGGAGGTCTGCATGGCGAAACGGGGTGATTCTCCCGGTATTCGCCAGAGTGCAAAACTCCGGTTCTTTTTGATCAATGTGTCGACTACGTTACAAATCCTTAATTCGTCTGGTGTCATTTCTTTTTTAATATACTGTTGACTACACGGATGGAAGATACCAATTTATCAGTGGATGTGAATACATCGACATTCCAAACGTGTGAAGAGCGTCCTTTGTGAATGATGGTTCCGACGGCGCGAACGGTATCTCCTTCATGGGCGGATGACATGTGGTTGCCGCTGACCTGCATGCCGACCACGATTTCGTCCGGCTTGGCCAGGATCATCGAGCCTAACCCGGCAACAGTTTCGGCCAGTGCGAGTGTCGCTCCGCCATGCAGGATACCGAATGGCTGGCGGGTACGTTCGTCTACCGGCATGGTTGCTTCTACACGATCTTCGGATGCATAGGTATACTGGATGCCGAGGTTTCCCATCAGGGCGTGTCTGGCACGCATATTCAGTTGGTCGAGCGGAACTTCCGTCGGACGTATTTCGGCCAGGATTGCCCGTTCGACAGCCACGGCCACACCTTCTTCCTCGTTGGTGAGTGTCGTTTTGTCCACACAGGCCTTAACCGAATCCTCTGCATTTCCCATTGCGATCCCTACACCGGCAAGTTGCAACATGGTCACGTCGCAGACACCGTCGCCGATTGCGATCACCTCTTCCGGCAAAACGGACAGTTTGGTCATCAGCACGCCCAATGTGTTTCCTTTGTCAATGAACTGGGGAACGACTTCTAAGAAATAAGGTTCCGACCGGAATGCATCCAGCACACCGTCGAGGCGTTTCTTCCAATGATTTTCCAGGCCGACGAGCGCCTCTTCGTCGTCACTTGCCAGCATACATTTGCAGGGTGAGAAATCGACGGCTTCGGCGAAGTTATCGACACCGACTACCTGCATCTTGTTGAGGTTGGCTTCTTGGATGACATACTTATTGTCCGGTTTATCCGTCAGGATGAAATCTTTGTGATAGGTGAAGATGGCA
Proteins encoded in this region:
- a CDS encoding Cof-type HAD-IIB family hydrolase, coding for MKYKLLVLDVDGTLLNNQKEISPRTLAALLKVQQMGVHIVLASGRPTNGVMPIAEKLELNHYGGYILSYNGGQIINVQTGELLFEKRIDPEWIPYFVQKAKKNDFAIFTYHKDFILTDKPDNKYVIQEANLNKMQVVGVDNFAEAVDFSPCKCMLASDDEEALVGLENHWKKRLDGVLDAFRSEPYFLEVVPQFIDKGNTLGVLMTKLSVLPEEVIAIGDGVCDVTMLQLAGVGIAMGNAEDSVKACVDKTTLTNEEEGVAVAVERAILAEIRPTEVPLDQLNMRARHALMGNLGIQYTYASEDRVEATMPVDERTRQPFGILHGGATLALAETVAGLGSMILAKPDEIVVGMQVSGNHMSSAHEGDTVRAVGTIIHKGRSSHVWNVDVFTSTDKLVSSIRVVNSILKKK